A genomic stretch from Prochlorococcus marinus str. MIT 9312 includes:
- a CDS encoding STAS domain-containing protein, whose protein sequence is MEDFQKLTVSLRGNLDVKANIIVFTFKGQLDAFSEKQFKTFVTNNLKNELPFVIDLTKIDFVDSSGLGALVQTAKECKKLKLGFSVVGNSRVAQTIKLVRLGDFLNLKASLEDALIYLKN, encoded by the coding sequence ATAGAAGATTTCCAAAAGCTAACTGTTTCTTTAAGAGGAAACCTCGATGTAAAAGCAAATATTATTGTTTTTACTTTTAAAGGGCAACTTGATGCCTTCTCAGAAAAACAATTTAAGACTTTTGTAACTAATAATTTAAAAAATGAGCTTCCATTCGTTATTGATCTTACAAAAATTGATTTTGTAGATTCTTCGGGTCTTGGAGCTCTTGTTCAGACTGCTAAAGAATGTAAAAAGTTGAAGTTAGGTTTCTCGGTTGTTGGTAATTCAAGAGTTGCTCAAACAATTAAACTCGTGCGTTTAGGCGATTTTCTTAATTTAAAAGCGAGTCTTGAAGATGCATTAATTTACTTAAAAAATTGA
- a CDS encoding ribonuclease III domain-containing protein — protein sequence MNYWIQNLAPYGAPDEIGVIQLAWLGDSVWELHQRLRHIHFPLKSKELHLSVVNEVKAESQSKSLSQIEHLLNENEMDLIRRARNKTKKYPKSSNPTIYSRATGFETLIGWLFLKDPQRLSALFEHLEIKMN from the coding sequence TTGAATTATTGGATTCAAAACTTGGCTCCATATGGAGCTCCTGATGAAATAGGTGTTATTCAACTTGCTTGGCTTGGGGATTCAGTATGGGAACTTCATCAAAGACTAAGACATATACATTTCCCTTTGAAATCAAAAGAACTTCATTTATCAGTAGTCAACGAGGTAAAAGCAGAATCTCAATCAAAATCTTTAAGTCAAATTGAACATTTGTTGAATGAAAATGAAATGGATTTAATTAGACGTGCTAGAAATAAAACAAAGAAATACCCAAAGTCTTCAAACCCTACCATTTATTCCCGAGCAACTGGATTTGAAACCCTGATCGGTTGGCTATTTCTAAAAGACCCTCAAAGATTGTCAGCTCTTTTTGAGCACCTTGAAATCAAAATGAATTGA
- the rlmB gene encoding 23S rRNA (guanosine(2251)-2'-O)-methyltransferase RlmB gives MKNLPKNNYSRKNRKQDKNNSDSNFYSKNTNSSKKHNRFPIHSSKNQGVNNLDESYKKKDNFSYLKKSKPINKSNIKVSSNSQDIYQDLANKKNFDDWIWGKHSVFEALINQRAINRIWCTSEIFSSEKFYILLKELKSKGVLIEEVSWNRLSQLTFGASHQGVALQLACSKTISLEKLIDFSKRNTSNPIILALDGITDPHNVGAIIRSAEAFDCKGIIIPQRRSAGLTGTVAKVAAGALEHLPVSRVVNLNRALEELKKNGFMVIGLSGDGQLSISKFHEKTPLVVIVGAEDKGISLLTQKKCDFLLKIPLKGKTSSLNASVAAAISLFHLTNK, from the coding sequence ATGAAAAACTTACCAAAAAATAATTATTCAAGAAAAAATAGAAAACAGGACAAAAATAATTCTGATTCTAATTTCTACTCAAAAAACACAAATTCATCAAAAAAACATAATAGATTTCCCATCCATTCTTCTAAAAATCAAGGGGTTAACAATTTAGATGAAAGTTATAAAAAGAAAGATAACTTTTCATATTTAAAAAAATCAAAGCCAATAAATAAATCTAATATTAAAGTCTCTTCCAACTCTCAGGATATTTATCAAGACCTTGCAAATAAAAAAAATTTTGATGATTGGATATGGGGGAAACATTCGGTTTTTGAGGCTCTTATTAATCAAAGAGCTATTAACAGGATTTGGTGTACCTCAGAAATCTTTTCTTCAGAGAAATTTTATATTTTACTCAAAGAACTTAAATCAAAAGGTGTCCTTATTGAAGAAGTTTCTTGGAATAGGCTTTCGCAATTGACTTTTGGTGCTTCACATCAAGGTGTCGCGTTGCAATTAGCATGCTCTAAAACAATTTCCCTAGAAAAATTAATCGATTTTTCTAAAAGGAACACTTCAAATCCAATTATTCTTGCCTTAGACGGAATTACTGATCCACATAATGTTGGTGCAATTATAAGATCAGCAGAGGCATTTGATTGTAAGGGTATAATAATTCCTCAAAGAAGATCTGCTGGATTAACAGGAACGGTTGCGAAGGTTGCTGCAGGAGCTTTGGAACACTTGCCAGTAAGTAGAGTTGTTAATTTAAATAGGGCATTAGAAGAGCTAAAGAAAAATGGTTTTATGGTTATTGGATTATCTGGAGATGGTCAATTATCTATCTCAAAGTTTCATGAAAAGACTCCCTTGGTAGTAATAGTGGGAGCTGAAGATAAAGGTATTTCTTTGCTTACTCAAAAAAAATGCGATTTTTTATTAAAGATTCCTCTTAAAGGAAAAACATCAAGTTTAAATGCATCTGTTGCAGCCGCAATTTCTCTTTTTCATTTGACAAATAAATAA
- a CDS encoding DUF1816 domain-containing protein: MIRNFGNKLGLAWWAKIETEQPKTTYWYGPFITKRSLRENMSFFIKDLSDEGFAKIEHSLIRCKKEEPLTV, encoded by the coding sequence TTGATTAGAAATTTTGGAAACAAACTCGGATTAGCTTGGTGGGCTAAAATTGAGACTGAACAGCCTAAAACTACCTATTGGTATGGTCCTTTTATTACAAAACGTAGTTTAAGGGAAAACATGTCTTTTTTTATTAAAGATCTTTCTGATGAAGGTTTTGCTAAAATTGAACATAGTTTAATTCGTTGTAAAAAAGAAGAGCCATTAACTGTTTGA